In Lates calcarifer isolate ASB-BC8 linkage group LG23, TLL_Latcal_v3, whole genome shotgun sequence, a single genomic region encodes these proteins:
- the LOC108885271 gene encoding LOW QUALITY PROTEIN: ras-related protein Rab-37-like (The sequence of the model RefSeq protein was modified relative to this genomic sequence to represent the inferred CDS: deleted 1 base in 1 codon), which translates to MERMESMEPISAYYTSSYPEIQPDSGFGSRETTENQAKTPPAPTYDEDLVHKTILVGDSGVGKTSLLVQFDQGKFIPGSFSATVGIGFTNKVVTVDDVKVKLQIWDTAGQERFRSVTHAYYRDAHALLLLYDITSKSSFDNIRAWLTEIHEYAQSDVVIMLLGNKADMSSDRAIRRDEGERLAREYSVPFMETSAKTGVNVELAFTAVAKELKHRAVQHPNEPKFQIHEYIEAQKEKSGCCSYF; encoded by the exons ATGGAGCGGATGGAGTCGATGGAGCCGATCTCGGCGTACTACACCTCATCTTACCCGGAGATCCAGCCTGACAGCGGCTTCGGATCCAGAGAGACCACCGAGAACCAGGCGAAGACTCCACCAGCTCCGACATATGACGAGGATTTGGTGCACAAG acGATCCTGGTCGGGGACAGTGGAGTGGGAAAGACGTCTCTGTTGGTGCAGTTCGACCAGGGCAAGTTCATCCCTGGCTCCTTCTCTGCCACAGTGGGCATCGGATTCACG aACAAAGTGGTAACTGTGGAT GATGTAAAGGTCAAACTACAG ATTTGGGACACAGCGGGACAGGAAAGGTTCAGGAGTGTGACACATGCATATTACAGAGATGCACATG CTTTGCTCCTCCTGTATGACATCACCAGCAAATCATCCTTTGACAACATTAGG GCATGGCTAACAGAGATCCATGAGTATGCACAGAGCGATGTAGTCATCATGTTGCTGGGCAACAAG GCTGACATGAGCAGTGACAGAGCGATCaggagagatgaaggagagaggcTGGCCAGA GAGTATTCAGTTCCCTTTATGGAGACAAGTGCCAAGACTGGAGTCAATGTAGAGCTGGCTTTCACTGCTGTGGCCAA AGAACTGAAGCACCGAGCCGTCCAGCACCCCAACGAACCCAAGTTCCAAATCCACGAATACATCGAAGCACAGAAGGAGAAGTCAGGCTGCTGCAGCTACTTTTAA
- the LOC108885272 gene encoding uncharacterized protein LOC108885272, which yields MSLSPPSQREIPTMAPELLTVIVASVSCVVFCLVILMLVVVLYRKDPLCCRFRPYRTEQYTDDPPHYHSRHTLMAVTHDEHSAATNRGAIRPQLPGRLFIIGKPNDYHMEGPLPRLPSYESVRKKDRQRQIHSLIAQRFGLSGSHDEPPPTYEETLRQSLDMSSVNLQSLDVHLSIHSQDESSNLSEDTYDLSQPSTVLQGPASSSCPTQSSRFLSL from the exons ATGTCTCTTTCGCCTCCGTCTCAGAGAGAGATTCCTACGATGGCACCAGAGTTACTGACTGTCATTGTGGCCTCAG tgtccTGCGTAGTGTTTTGTTTAGTGATCCTGATGCTGGTGGTGGTCCTGTACAGAAAAGATCCACTCTGCTGCCGATTCAGACCCTACAGAACAGAACAATACACA GACGATCCTCCACATTACCACAGCAGACATACGTTGATGGCCGTAACCCATGATGAGCACAGTGCTGCCACGAACCGAGGAGCTATCAGACCACAG CTTCCTGGAAGGCTGTTTATCATAGGGAAGCCAAATGACTACCACATGGAGGGGCCCCTGCCGAGACTGCCCTCCTACGAGAGCGTTCGTaagaaagacaggcagagacagatCCACAGTCTGATCGCACAGCGCTTCGGCCTCAGTGGCTCCCATGATGAG CCTCCACCAACATATGAGGAAACCCTTCGACAGTCCCTCGATATGTCATCTGTAAATCTGCAGTCTCTGGATGTTCACCTGTCGATTCACTCCCAGGATGAGTCCTCCAACCTCAGCGAAGACACATATGACCTCAGTCAACCATCCACAGTGCTCCAAGGCccagcttcctcctcctgcccaACACAGAGCTCcaggtttctgtctctctga